In a single window of the Thunnus thynnus chromosome 9, fThuThy2.1, whole genome shotgun sequence genome:
- the stx5a gene encoding syntaxin-5a isoform X2, translated as MTCRDRTLEFQSACKSLQGRQNGVQPSKPALSALRQRSDFTVMAKRIGKDLSNTFAKLEKLTILAKRKSLFDDKAVEIEELTYIIKQDINSLNKQIAQLQDLVRSRGAPGGRHIQTHSNTIVVSLQSKLASMSNDFKSVLEVRTENLKQQRSRREQFSQPPVSSSPLMANNFKSSVLMQDESRSLGDVAIDMDSQTNPLQLQLIDEQDSYIQSRADTMQNIESTIVELGSIFQQLAHMVKEQEETIQRIDANVEDTQLNVEAAHTEILKYFQSVSSNRWLMIKIFLVLIIFFIVFVVFFA; from the exons ATGACGTGTCGTGACCGGACCCTCGAGTTCCAGTCAGCCTGCAAGTCTCTCCAGGGCAGACAG AATGGAGTCCAGCCCAGTAAACCAGCTCTCAGCGCGCTCAGGCAGCGCAGTGACTTCACAGTCATGGCCAA GAGAATTGGGAAAGACTTGAGCAATACATTTGCCAAACTGGAAAAACTCACTATTC tGGCAAAAAGAAAATCTCTATTTGACGACAAGGCAGTGGAGATTGAGGAGCTAACGTACATTATTAAACAA gacatCAACAGCCTAAACAAACAGATAGCACAGCTGCAAGACTTGGTGAGGTCTCGTGGAGCTCCAGGTGGCCGACATATCCAAACCCACTCTAACACTATAGTGGTGTCTTTACAG TCTAAACTGGCTTCAATGTCCAATGACTTCAAATCAGTCCTAGAAGTCAGAACAGAG AACCTGAAACAGCAGCGCAGCAGGAGAGAGCAGTTCTCCCAGCCCCCCGTCTCCTCTTCTCCCCTGATGGCCAACAACTTCA AGAGCTCAGTCTTGATGCAGGATGAGTCCAGGAGTCTGGGGGATGTGGCCATCGACATGGACTCTCAGACCAATCCCCTGCAACTCCAGCTTATTGATGAGCAG GATTCGTACATCCAGAGCCGTGCAGACACCATGCAGAACATTGAGAGCACCATCGTGGAACTGGGCTCAATATTCCAGCAGCTGGCACACATGGTCAAGGAGCAAGAGGAGACCATCCAAAG GATCGATGCCAACGTTGAAGACACGCAACTGAACGTGGAAGCGGCCCACACGGAGATCCTCAAATACTTCCAGTCAGTCTCCTCCAACCGCTGGCTGATGATCAAGATCTTTCTCGtcctcatcatcttcttcatcgTCTTTGTTGTCTTCTTTGCTTAA
- the zgc:162144 gene encoding RD3 domain-containing protein, with amino-acid sequence MKMFPWSAVFTLEPKVPGQRTSEELVTNTLMLELGAMVKRTERIRLERATEGRRRRRSSSSTADYSWLANMPTRQPFELTPSDLLELQDLCSKIPPAQCGPLIVRFRRLVSQMEPEVHEVPRLFRSALRECVDEVNRNGEVETHDPVFEKQQRSKSLSFVTFRSKFRTGQFFKGSNLSGSRGNLQQQVDWSDEEEDGETEEEAIKARARKGRSRSMPEITPMEQSAQG; translated from the exons ATGAAG ATGTTTCCTTGGTCCGCTGTGTTCACCCTTGAGCCCAAAGTGCCCGGCCAGCGCACCTCTGAGGAGTTGGTCACCAATACTCTGATGCTGGAGCTGGGGGCCATGGTGAAGCGTACCGAACGCATCCGTCTGGAGCGGGCAACAGAAGGTCGGCGTCGCCGCCGCAGCTCCTCCTCCACAGCTGACTACAGCTGGCTGGCCAACATGCCGACCCGGCAGCCATTCGAGCTGACCCCCAGCGACCTGCTGGAGCTGCAGGACCTCTGTAGCAAGATCCCTCCTGCACAGTGCGGCCCTTTGATCgtcag GTTCAGGCGCCTGGTGTCACAGATGGAGCCCGAGGTTCACGAGGTGCCCCGGCTGTTTCGCTCGGCACTGCGTGAGTGCGTGGACGAGGTTAACAGAAACGGAGAAGTGGAGACGCATGACCCTGTGTTTGAGAAGCAGCAGCGCAGCAAGAGCCTCTCCTTCGTTACCTTCCGCTCCAAGTTCCGCACAGGCCAGTTCTTCAAGGGCAGCAACTTGAGCGGCTCCAGAGGGAACCTGCAGCAGCAGGTGGATTGGTCtgacgaggaggaggacggaGAAACGGAGGAGGAGGCAATCAAGGCCAGGGCGAGGAAGGGAAGGAGCAGGAGCATGCCAGAGATCACCCCTATGGAGCAAAGTGCCCAGGggtga
- the stx5a gene encoding syntaxin-5a isoform X1: protein MTCRDRTLEFQSACKSLQGRQNGVQPSKPALSALRQRSDFTVMAKRIGKDLSNTFAKLEKLTILAKRKSLFDDKAVEIEELTYIIKQDINSLNKQIAQLQDLVRSRGAPGGRHIQTHSNTIVVSLQSKLASMSNDFKSVLEVRTENLKQQRSRREQFSQPPVSSSPLMANNFRSRKKGAQEPHAGRELRNDYQGYTTSNLKESSVLMQDESRSLGDVAIDMDSQTNPLQLQLIDEQDSYIQSRADTMQNIESTIVELGSIFQQLAHMVKEQEETIQRIDANVEDTQLNVEAAHTEILKYFQSVSSNRWLMIKIFLVLIIFFIVFVVFFA, encoded by the exons ATGACGTGTCGTGACCGGACCCTCGAGTTCCAGTCAGCCTGCAAGTCTCTCCAGGGCAGACAG AATGGAGTCCAGCCCAGTAAACCAGCTCTCAGCGCGCTCAGGCAGCGCAGTGACTTCACAGTCATGGCCAA GAGAATTGGGAAAGACTTGAGCAATACATTTGCCAAACTGGAAAAACTCACTATTC tGGCAAAAAGAAAATCTCTATTTGACGACAAGGCAGTGGAGATTGAGGAGCTAACGTACATTATTAAACAA gacatCAACAGCCTAAACAAACAGATAGCACAGCTGCAAGACTTGGTGAGGTCTCGTGGAGCTCCAGGTGGCCGACATATCCAAACCCACTCTAACACTATAGTGGTGTCTTTACAG TCTAAACTGGCTTCAATGTCCAATGACTTCAAATCAGTCCTAGAAGTCAGAACAGAG AACCTGAAACAGCAGCGCAGCAGGAGAGAGCAGTTCTCCCAGCCCCCCGTCTCCTCTTCTCCCCTGATGGCCAACAACTTCA ggaGCCGCAAAAAAGGGGCCCAGGAGCCGCATGCAGGTCGCGAGCTGCGCAATGACTACCAGGGCTATACAACCTCAAATTTAAAAG AGAGCTCAGTCTTGATGCAGGATGAGTCCAGGAGTCTGGGGGATGTGGCCATCGACATGGACTCTCAGACCAATCCCCTGCAACTCCAGCTTATTGATGAGCAG GATTCGTACATCCAGAGCCGTGCAGACACCATGCAGAACATTGAGAGCACCATCGTGGAACTGGGCTCAATATTCCAGCAGCTGGCACACATGGTCAAGGAGCAAGAGGAGACCATCCAAAG GATCGATGCCAACGTTGAAGACACGCAACTGAACGTGGAAGCGGCCCACACGGAGATCCTCAAATACTTCCAGTCAGTCTCCTCCAACCGCTGGCTGATGATCAAGATCTTTCTCGtcctcatcatcttcttcatcgTCTTTGTTGTCTTCTTTGCTTAA